The DNA segment GTCGGGGTGGTGGTCGCGATGATCGCGGACGCCGGCCTGGACGCGAAGGCGGTGGCGATGCTGGGGGTGCTGGCCGCGGTGGGGGCGGCGCTGCGCCCGCTGGGGGCGGGCACGGCGGGCCTGGAGCCGATGTTCTTCCTGATGGTGCTGAGCGGGCGGGTGCTGGGGCCGGGGTTCGGCTTCGTGCTGGGGTCGGTGACGATGTTCGCGTCCGCGCTGCTCACCGGCGGGGTGGGGCCGTGGATGCCGTTCCAGATGCTGTCGATGAGCTGGTTCGCGATGGGCGCGGGCCTGCTGCCGGGCCCGGACCGGCTGCGCGGGCGCGGTGAGCTGCTGATGCTCGCCGGGTACGGGGCGGTCGCGTCGTTCGCGTACGGCACGGTCATGAATCTGTACGGGTGGACGATCGTTCCGGGGCTCGCCTCGGGCATCTCGTTCCGGCCGGGTGATCCGCTGGGCGACAACCTGGTGCGCTTCCTGGCGTACTGCGCGACGACGTCGCTGGGCTGGGACCTGGGCCGGGCCGTGCTCACGGTGGTCCTCACGCTGACGGTCGGGGCGCCGCTGCTGAAGGCGCTGCGCAGGGCGACCCGGCGGGCTTCCTTCGAGGCCCAGGTCACATTCGGCGCGGCTTCGGAGTGAGGGCACCCACAGGACTTTGGTCCCGTACTAGGCGGGGTAGGAGGCGCGGGGCCGGACCGCAGGGCCCCGGCGCATCCGCCGTGACCTGCTATGAAGCGTTTTGAGGGGGTTCGGGACCTTCGGCCCCGGGTGCGAGGCGGGGTCGTATCGGGGGTCGTTGCCACGGCCGAACGGCGCCGCTAAGACTGGAACCCGTCGCCGAGCACCGCAGGTCCTCACCCGGATCACGGTCAACGAGCGCCGGTCCACGCAGGATTCGGACCGAGCCCGCGACTCCCCCGTTCCCAACCGTTAGGTTCCCTGTGTCGTTCGCCCGTAACCTCGTCTCCGCGCCCCGCATCTCCCGTCGCAAGGCCGCCGCTGCCGGCGCCACCGTTCTGCTGGGCGCCACCGGCCTCGGCCTGGGGGTCTCCTCCACGGCCATGGCGGCCCCGTCCGCCGTGCCGACGTCCGCCGGGAGTGCCCAGGACACGGCGCGGCAGATGATCGGTGACGGCGCCCAGTTCCAGTGCTTCAGCAACATCGTCAGCCACGAGAGCGGCTGGAACCCGACCGCGACCAACGCCTCCTCCGGTGCCTACGGCCTGGTCCAGGCGCTGCCCGCGTCGAAGATGGCGTCGGCCGGTTCCGACTGGAAGACCAACCCCGGTACGCAGATCAAGTGGGGTCTGGACTACATGAACTCCCGCTACGGCAGCCCCTGCGCCGCCTGGTCCTTCTGGCAGGCCAACAACTGGTACTGATCGGGCCCGTCCCGGACAGCCGGTGATCACCGAAGCCCCGACCGCCTCGCGCGGCCGGGGCTTCGGCCTGTCCGGGTGCCGGTGAGCATCCCCGTACGCCCGCCCGCACCTCCACTCGTACCCCGGTCCGAATGCAGAACGGGCGCACGGAATCATGGCGGGCATGTCCGCCCTGCTCTCCGGCTTCGCCCCCATCTGGGTCCTGACCGGCATCGGCTACGCGGTCGGGCGCGGTGGACTCCTCGGGGAGCGGGCGGAGGCGGTGCTCGGCCGGTTCGTCTTCCACGTGGCCATGCCCGCGGCCCTGTTCACCCTGGTGTCGGGGGCGAGCCCGGACGTCTTCGGTCATCCGTCGATGGTGGCGTTCGCCGCGAGTACGGCGGTGGCCGCCGGTGCCGGGTTCGTCCTGGCGCGGCGGGTCTTCGGCCGGGACCGGGCCGGGGCGGCGATCGGCGCGATGACCTCGGGCCAGGTGAACTCCGCCAATCTCGGCATTCCGGTGGCGGTGCAGGTGCTGGGCGACGCCTCGTTCGTGGCGCAGGTCATCCTCTTCCAGGTACTGGTGCTCTCGCCGGTGATCCTGACGCTGCTGGACTCCGGGACGCGCGGCGGCGGGAAGGGGGAGCCGGGCGTGCGGCGGGGCGGCGGGGTCCGCCGGATGCTCACCATGCCCGTGCGCAACCCGATCATCCTGGCCTCGCTGCTCGGGGTGGCCGTCTCGGCGTCCGGGCTGCGGCTGCCGGCCGCGCTGACGCATCCGTGCGAGGTGCTGGGCGCGGCTGCGGTGCCCACGGCCCTGATCACGCTCGGCCTGTCGCTGCACCGGGGGCCGGGCGGGGGCGAGGGGCGCGGGGGGCGCGGAAGCCGGGCGGAGACGGCGGTCGTCGTCGCGGTGAAGACGCTGGGGCAGCCGCTGGTCGCACTGCTGGTGGCGGGCCCGCTGCTGGGGCTGGCGGACGACCGGCTGCTGGCGGTGGTGCTGTGCGCGGCGCTGCCCTCGGCGCAGAACTCGTTCATCTACGCCCGTGAGTACGGCCTGGACACCGGGCCGGCCCGCGACGCGATCGTGGCGTCCACGCTGGTGTCGATGGTCACGCTGTCGGTGGCGGCCTGGGCGCTGGGGGGCCGGTGAGCGGCCGTGAGCCGTTCGAGTGGCGGGTGGCCGGGGGCGGGCCGATGCTTGAGGAGCGACGATCCACATACCGAAGGGGTGCGGGGACGTTCCACGTTTCCCCTCACCCCTTCGGTCAGGTCCGGGCCTCCAGCGCCCGGCCCGCGTCCTCCGGTGCCGCGGGTGCCGGCGGGGCGGCGCGCGACCGGCGCGGCCCGGTGAGCACGTACGTGATCAGGAAGCCGAGCGCGACGACGGTCGCCCCGCCCACCGCGTCCAGCACCCAGTGGTTGGCGGTCGCGACGATCGCGGAGACGGTGAACAGCGGATGCAGCGCGCCGAGCGCCTTCATCCACGGTTTCGGGGCGAGCAGCACGACGATCACCCCGCACCACAGGGACCAGCCGAAGTGCAGCGAGGGCATCGCCGCGTACTGGTTGGTGACGGCCGTCAGCGCCCCGTAGTCGGGCTGGGCGAAGTCCTGGACGCCGTGGACCGTGTCGATGAAGCCGAGGCCGGGCATCAGCCGAGGCGGGGCGAGCGGGTAGAGCCAGAAGCCGACGAGGGCCAGCAGGGTGGCGAGGCCGAGGGCGGTGCGCGCCCAGCGGTAGTCGGCGGGGCGGCGTACGTACAGCACGGCGAGGATGGCCAGCGGCACGAGGAAGTGGAAGGTCGCGTAGTAGTAGTCGAAGAAGGCCCGCAGCTCGCCGGTGCGGGCGACCGCGTGGTTGAGGGCGTGTTCGATGTCGATGTGCAGCCGGCGCTCGACGGAGTGGATCTGCCGGCCGTGCCGTTCGGCGGTCTCCCGTCCAGCCGTGGCGGCCAGCCGGATGTGCGCGTACGCGGAGTAGACGACCCGCAGCAGCAGCAGTTCGAGAAGCAGGTTGGGCCGGCCGAGGGCCCGCCGCAGCGGCAGGAGCGGGGTCCGGCGGGAGGCGGCGGGCTCCGCGTACGCGGTGGGCAGCGGCCGCCGCCAGTACGGGGAGGTGCGCGGCAGGAACGGGGCGGCGCAGGCGGCCCCGAGCGCGGCGATGAGCAGCACGTTGTCGCGTACCGGGAACGCCGCCCCGATGTTCGGCAGCAGCACGGTGCCCGGCAGGGTGGTGACCAGGACCACGACGGCCGGCCACACCATGCGGTCCGAGGCGCGCCGGCCCGCCCGGCCGACCACGGCGAGCAGCACCCACAGCAGCTGGTGCTGCCAGGCGGTCGGGGACACGGCGACGGCGACGCAGCCGGTGACGGCCACGGCGAGCAGGAGCTGCCCGTCGTGCGCGTACCGCACGGCGCGGCGCAGGCCGATGGCGCAGACGGCGGCGCCGAGCGCCAGGAACAGCGCGATCTCCGGCGGCCCGGTCAGGCCGGATCGCAGCAGCGCCCCGTGCAGGGACTGGTTGGCGAGGCTGTCGGCCTGGTCGCCGAGTCCGGCCCCGGCGACGTGGTGCACCCAGTACGTCCATGAGTCGTGCGGCATGACGGCCCAGGCCAGGGCGGTGCAGCCGGCGAAGGCGGCGGTGGCGGTGAGCGCGGCGCGGCGCCGGCCGGTGAGCCGGAGCAGGACCGCGAAGAGGAGCACGGTCGGCTGGAGAGCGGCGGCGACGCCGATCAGGACCCCGGCCCTGCGCTCCCCGCGCACGGCGAAGAGGCCGACGAGGACCAGGAGGACGGGCAGGATGCTGACCTGGCCGAGGTGGAGGGCCTCGCGCACCGGCAGCGAGAGCATGAGCAGGCTGATCGCGACGGGTGCGGCGAGCAGGGCGGTGCGCCGGCCGACCGGGCCGGGCAGGGCGCGGGCCGCGACGACGCCGAGGGCGGCGACCAGCAGCAGCGATCCGAAGGTCCAGGCGACGCCGAGGCTCTGTTCGGCGGTACGGGTGAGCGGCTTGAGGACGAGCCCGGCGAACGGCGTGCCGGTGAAGTGGTCGGTGTCGTAGAGCGAGCCGGGTACGTGGAGCACGCTGTGCGGGCCGATCCAGGTCTCCAGATCGGTGAGCCGTTCGCCCGGCGGCCGGCGCAGGACGACCGCCATCTGCCGCAGGGCCAGCGCGGCCACGATCAGCCAGAGCACCGCCCGTGCCGCGGTGGTCCTGGGTCCCGCCGTCGCGCTTCCGCTGCCGCCGTGCTCCGCGTTCGCCA comes from the Streptomyces sp. NBC_00525 genome and includes:
- a CDS encoding ECF transporter S component, encoding MSGGERRGGGPVRLGPRAVVALVLISAIGVAAFGWPLLADADSGLAHAQDAPWLFAALLPLLVGVVVAMIADAGLDAKAVAMLGVLAAVGAALRPLGAGTAGLEPMFFLMVLSGRVLGPGFGFVLGSVTMFASALLTGGVGPWMPFQMLSMSWFAMGAGLLPGPDRLRGRGELLMLAGYGAVASFAYGTVMNLYGWTIVPGLASGISFRPGDPLGDNLVRFLAYCATTSLGWDLGRAVLTVVLTLTVGAPLLKALRRATRRASFEAQVTFGAASE
- a CDS encoding transglycosylase SLT domain-containing protein, whose amino-acid sequence is MSFARNLVSAPRISRRKAAAAGATVLLGATGLGLGVSSTAMAAPSAVPTSAGSAQDTARQMIGDGAQFQCFSNIVSHESGWNPTATNASSGAYGLVQALPASKMASAGSDWKTNPGTQIKWGLDYMNSRYGSPCAAWSFWQANNWY
- a CDS encoding AEC family transporter, giving the protein MSALLSGFAPIWVLTGIGYAVGRGGLLGERAEAVLGRFVFHVAMPAALFTLVSGASPDVFGHPSMVAFAASTAVAAGAGFVLARRVFGRDRAGAAIGAMTSGQVNSANLGIPVAVQVLGDASFVAQVILFQVLVLSPVILTLLDSGTRGGGKGEPGVRRGGGVRRMLTMPVRNPIILASLLGVAVSASGLRLPAALTHPCEVLGAAAVPTALITLGLSLHRGPGGGEGRGGRGSRAETAVVVAVKTLGQPLVALLVAGPLLGLADDRLLAVVLCAALPSAQNSFIYAREYGLDTGPARDAIVASTLVSMVTLSVAAWALGGR
- a CDS encoding bifunctional glycosyltransferase 87/phosphatase PAP2 family protein, whose product is MLWLIVAALALRQMAVVLRRPPGERLTDLETWIGPHSVLHVPGSLYDTDHFTGTPFAGLVLKPLTRTAEQSLGVAWTFGSLLLVAALGVVAARALPGPVGRRTALLAAPVAISLLMLSLPVREALHLGQVSILPVLLVLVGLFAVRGERRAGVLIGVAAALQPTVLLFAVLLRLTGRRRAALTATAAFAGCTALAWAVMPHDSWTYWVHHVAGAGLGDQADSLANQSLHGALLRSGLTGPPEIALFLALGAAVCAIGLRRAVRYAHDGQLLLAVAVTGCVAVAVSPTAWQHQLLWVLLAVVGRAGRRASDRMVWPAVVVLVTTLPGTVLLPNIGAAFPVRDNVLLIAALGAACAAPFLPRTSPYWRRPLPTAYAEPAASRRTPLLPLRRALGRPNLLLELLLLRVVYSAYAHIRLAATAGRETAERHGRQIHSVERRLHIDIEHALNHAVARTGELRAFFDYYYATFHFLVPLAILAVLYVRRPADYRWARTALGLATLLALVGFWLYPLAPPRLMPGLGFIDTVHGVQDFAQPDYGALTAVTNQYAAMPSLHFGWSLWCGVIVVLLAPKPWMKALGALHPLFTVSAIVATANHWVLDAVGGATVVALGFLITYVLTGPRRSRAAPPAPAAPEDAGRALEART